The segment CTCCGTCGGAGGAGAGAGTAATATTGCGAGAGAATTTGAAAGAAATTGGCCAATTCCTCTCTTAGTTTATGGGCGATAGTTTATGCTATATTCGCGCAATAACGCGCATATTTTTTGCGGCGATTCAGCCATAAACTAGAGGTGAGAACAATTTGGCCATAGAGAGGTTTAAGGTGTAGTAACATATTTTACTGTGACATGCTGTAACATATTACTATGACATAGAACATTAATTTATTTTCTTGACATTCGTTCTCAGAATGAGTACAATCGTTCTCAAAATGAGAACGACATGCTAAAAAATCTAATAGGTTCAAAAACCCGCCGAATAATACTTAAGGCATTTGTCGAATCGCCCGATGCCGAATACTACACCCGCCAACTGGCCGGTCTACACCATATATCGGTAGGCACGCTTCATAGAGAACTAACGGGGCTTAACTCTTCAGGAATTCTTAAGGCACGTAAAATCGGCAACATAAAACTGTTTTCCATCAATAAAGAAAATCCAATTTATGAGGAAATCAAAAACATCATTTATAAAACCGATGGCGTGATAAAATTATTAAAAGACATCATCCCCGGGATAAGGGGCATTGAAGTCGCTTTCATATATGGATCTTTCGCAAAAGGAGATGAAAGGCAGGATAGCGATGTTGACATGTTTTTGATAGGGAATGATATTGATGAGGGTGAATTAATACACGCGATAAATAAAGTAGAAAAAAAACTGTTTAAGGAAATTAATTATACGCAATACACGGAAAACGAATACAAAAAAGAAAAGAAAAAAAAGAATTCTTTTATCTTAGAAGTAACAAAGGGTAAAAAAACATTTATCAAAGGAGATGAAAATGACCTCTAATGGTTTCTTAAATGAATATATAGAAAAGAAGCTAATCAAAGCCGAAAAAATAGGAATCGACCAGATTGAAAAGATAATAAAGGCCGCGGAGAAAAATCTGAAAGTGGCGGAAAAATTGCTTTTGATAGACGAAGGGGTTGCCTATGAGACAGCTTATACTGCAATGCTTCATGCCGCCAGGGCATTTGTGTTTATTAAAGGCTATAGGCCAACGACAAATTTTCAGCATAAAACAGTCGTTAGCTTTACCGCCCATTTCA is part of the Candidatus Omnitrophota bacterium genome and harbors:
- a CDS encoding nucleotidyltransferase domain-containing protein → MLKNLIGSKTRRIILKAFVESPDAEYYTRQLAGLHHISVGTLHRELTGLNSSGILKARKIGNIKLFSINKENPIYEEIKNIIYKTDGVIKLLKDIIPGIRGIEVAFIYGSFAKGDERQDSDVDMFLIGNDIDEGELIHAINKVEKKLFKEINYTQYTENEYKKEKKKKNSFILEVTKGKKTFIKGDENDL
- a CDS encoding HEPN domain-containing protein; this translates as MTSNGFLNEYIEKKLIKAEKIGIDQIEKIIKAAEKNLKVAEKLLLIDEGVAYETAYTAMLHAARAFVFIKGYRPTTNFQHKTVVSFTAHFIGDDYKVLIEKFDYMRKNRNKFIYEPWKFHVSMTDTKGALKSAREFIDLIKEEIKKESPQANFKF